In one Polynucleobacter sp. JS-JIR-5-A7 genomic region, the following are encoded:
- a CDS encoding branched-chain amino acid ABC transporter permease has protein sequence MNLRTKLTLLVCLAILCAAPFFLSPYHTTLLLPAIAYSIILLGFNLLFGYTGLLSFGHALFVAVGAYTVAILTSRLGIKNMEIIFLCAIAASVVVAVPVGLICVRYVRIFFGMLTLAFGMLFHSILFKFYDLSGGDSGIQVVRPFLFGQDLSSMDKTSFLVGPFFYYSIIILILLGALMWRIVHSPMGMHFRAIRDNPRKAEYLGIQVHRFRLIAFVISAVYGAIGGALLVVPVGLADPELAYWTHSGNIVFMTILGGFNNFFGPIVGAFAFIGLKDQLVGLTQYWRFALGVVLVLLVLLLPNGIMGLLQARKRMVSQEKAQ, from the coding sequence ATGAATCTGCGTACCAAACTAACCCTACTGGTTTGCTTGGCCATCTTATGTGCTGCTCCATTCTTCCTGAGTCCTTATCACACGACTTTATTGCTACCAGCAATTGCCTATAGCATTATTTTGCTCGGGTTCAATCTTCTATTTGGCTATACGGGGCTGCTTTCATTTGGCCATGCATTGTTTGTGGCGGTTGGAGCCTATACAGTAGCTATTCTGACAAGTCGATTAGGTATTAAAAATATGGAAATCATATTTTTATGTGCTATTGCTGCAAGTGTTGTGGTTGCTGTACCGGTCGGCCTGATCTGCGTTCGATATGTACGCATTTTCTTTGGTATGTTAACCCTTGCATTTGGAATGCTGTTTCATTCCATCTTGTTTAAGTTTTATGATTTATCGGGCGGAGATTCTGGTATTCAGGTAGTAAGACCATTCTTATTTGGTCAAGACTTGAGTAGCATGGATAAAACGAGCTTTTTAGTTGGACCATTTTTCTATTACTCCATCATTATTTTGATTCTACTGGGAGCGCTGATGTGGCGAATTGTGCATTCTCCTATGGGCATGCACTTTCGTGCCATTCGTGACAATCCTAGAAAAGCTGAGTATCTCGGTATCCAGGTGCATCGCTTTCGTTTGATAGCATTTGTTATTTCTGCAGTCTATGGCGCCATTGGTGGAGCTCTATTAGTTGTGCCTGTGGGTCTTGCTGATCCAGAGCTTGCCTACTGGACGCATTCAGGAAATATTGTATTCATGACGATCTTGGGTGGCTTTAATAATTTCTTTGGCCCAATCGTAGGCGCCTTTGCTTTTATTGGCCTCAAAGATCAGCTCGTTGGCTTAACACAATATTGGCGCTTTGCGTTGGGCGTAGTCTTAGTCTTACTGGTCTTGTTATTACCTAATGGAATTATGGGCTTATTACAAGCTAGAAAAAGAATGGTTTCTCAGGAGAAAGCACAATGA
- a CDS encoding ABC transporter ATP-binding protein — MTPILEAKNVSKNYGVYQALKNVSLKFFEGETISIVGPNGAGKTTFVNVLTGLLKPTDGDVDFYGKSIAGVGPVKLSQYGMARAFQLVQIFPLMTVQETIISAVISQTGSQYNFWSSASAQKRLIDKAYEVAKIFNLDKKMSWQASYLSQGEKKLLDIASAFALDPKVILLDEPTSGISTADKRGIMDTLMEAAKISGIKTILLVEHDMELVAEYSTRIVALAEGQLLADLPPKEFFANAELEAQIIGKRVSHA; from the coding sequence ATGACCCCAATACTTGAGGCCAAAAATGTTTCTAAAAACTATGGTGTCTATCAAGCTTTAAAAAATGTGAGCTTGAAATTCTTCGAGGGAGAGACGATCTCTATCGTTGGACCAAATGGTGCTGGTAAGACTACTTTTGTTAATGTGCTTACTGGTTTATTAAAGCCTACTGATGGTGATGTCGATTTTTATGGTAAGTCTATTGCAGGAGTGGGTCCCGTTAAGCTTTCTCAGTACGGAATGGCCAGAGCTTTTCAGCTGGTACAAATTTTTCCGCTAATGACAGTACAAGAAACGATTATTTCTGCAGTCATTTCGCAAACTGGCTCTCAATATAATTTCTGGTCTAGTGCATCTGCACAAAAACGTTTAATAGATAAGGCTTATGAGGTTGCCAAAATATTTAATCTCGATAAAAAAATGTCCTGGCAAGCTTCATATCTTTCTCAAGGCGAAAAGAAGCTTCTCGATATTGCTAGTGCATTTGCACTAGATCCTAAGGTAATCTTGCTCGATGAGCCTACTAGCGGCATCTCTACCGCAGATAAGCGCGGCATTATGGATACCTTGATGGAGGCTGCAAAGATCTCAGGCATCAAGACTATCTTGCTAGTTGAGCACGATATGGAATTAGTGGCTGAGTATTCAACGCGCATTGTTGCGTTGGCTGAAGGGCAGTTATTGGCTGATTTACCGCCAAAAGAGTTCTTTGCCAATGCTGAACTAGAAGCGCAGATTATTGGAAAGCGGGTTTCTCATGCTTGA
- a CDS encoding ABC transporter ATP-binding protein — MLEIKSLAVDIQNSPILRNINIDVNPGELVCLVGRNGAGKTTTLKSLMGYLKPKGGDILWKGKSLVGMKTFDIARAGIGFSPEESEVFGDLTVAENIEMPTWTIQTKLSKDERIALAYKIFPKLERYRDRGGHHLSGGERKMLSIARALALDPEMLILDEPFEGLSPAIIPVISDGLSSIRGLGRAILMAESNAFHIPDYADRVYIIERGEIIFSGSVEEAKRVAQSQLSIAAKN; from the coding sequence ATGCTTGAGATTAAATCTTTGGCAGTTGATATTCAGAATAGCCCGATATTGCGCAACATTAATATCGATGTGAACCCTGGTGAGTTGGTATGTCTTGTTGGTAGAAATGGCGCTGGCAAAACAACGACTTTAAAAAGTCTCATGGGGTATTTGAAACCTAAGGGTGGCGATATTCTGTGGAAAGGCAAGTCTTTAGTTGGTATGAAGACTTTCGATATTGCTAGAGCAGGTATTGGGTTCTCCCCAGAAGAGAGTGAAGTGTTTGGTGATCTAACTGTGGCTGAAAATATTGAGATGCCGACTTGGACCATTCAAACCAAACTATCCAAAGATGAGCGCATTGCGTTAGCTTACAAAATCTTTCCTAAGTTAGAGCGCTATCGAGATAGGGGCGGTCACCATTTATCTGGTGGTGAGCGCAAAATGCTCTCGATTGCTAGAGCACTTGCCTTAGATCCTGAGATGCTGATCTTAGATGAACCATTTGAAGGACTTTCTCCAGCTATTATTCCGGTGATTAGTGATGGCTTATCTTCGATACGAGGTCTCGGCAGAGCTATTTTGATGGCAGAGTCAAATGCCTTCCATATTCCAGACTATGCAGATCGGGTTTATATCATTGAGCGTGGAGAGATTATTTTTTCTGGCTCAGTTGAAGAAGCTAAGCGGGTTGCTCAATCCCAACTATCTATCGCCGCTAAGAATTAG
- a CDS encoding alpha/beta fold hydrolase codes for MSIDISSLNTHPALQGDWIDAPHHLLSIGDLSLELGEQIKNCLVSYVVHGELGDHSKPLVIFLCAIGSIHHRLDFLINQSHTLDIKNTRIIAIDALGNGFSSSPSNSKEQPYFQFPKFTIRDMVESQKKLLDQLGITHVNAIIGASMGGMQALQWAVSYPDFMDYIIALTPMSKTTAWASSMTRAARECLASHIEMNGSYDPDKAWLAWLPIMQMLAMRTPNQCDEQFIDVTQIQDWYEQRLQWWKGMNFHPLDWIYQSIAYDAHDVSQTASFNGDLAKALRSIRAKCLISVPSLDLFNPIEQAIHSASLIPNCLLVKLDTNWGHMATSALDASSTEAISKAIDSLTGL; via the coding sequence GTGTCAATAGATATAAGCTCTCTAAATACTCATCCAGCCCTACAAGGCGATTGGATTGATGCGCCGCATCATTTATTGAGCATCGGGGACCTTTCTCTCGAATTGGGTGAGCAAATCAAAAATTGCCTAGTCAGCTATGTAGTTCATGGTGAACTTGGTGATCATTCAAAGCCACTAGTCATTTTCTTATGCGCCATTGGCAGCATTCATCATCGTCTTGATTTTTTAATCAATCAATCTCACACACTGGATATCAAAAATACTCGCATCATTGCGATTGATGCACTTGGGAATGGTTTCAGCAGCTCTCCATCCAATTCAAAAGAACAGCCTTACTTTCAGTTTCCTAAATTTACAATTCGAGATATGGTTGAAAGCCAGAAGAAGTTGCTTGATCAACTGGGTATTACTCATGTCAATGCGATCATTGGGGCCTCTATGGGTGGCATGCAAGCCCTGCAATGGGCTGTCTCCTACCCAGACTTCATGGACTACATCATTGCACTGACACCCATGTCTAAAACGACTGCATGGGCATCATCAATGACCAGGGCAGCTCGCGAGTGTCTAGCCTCCCATATCGAGATGAATGGCTCGTATGACCCTGATAAAGCTTGGTTAGCATGGTTGCCAATAATGCAGATGCTGGCAATGCGTACACCCAATCAGTGTGATGAACAATTTATAGATGTTACCCAAATACAAGACTGGTATGAACAAAGGCTGCAATGGTGGAAGGGGATGAATTTCCACCCCCTAGACTGGATTTACCAATCAATCGCATACGATGCACATGATGTGAGTCAGACAGCTTCGTTTAATGGTGACTTAGCAAAAGCTCTTAGATCCATTAGAGCTAAATGCCTCATCAGCGTTCCCAGTCTTGACCTATTTAATCCAATTGAACAGGCTATTCATTCAGCAAGTTTGATTCCCAATTGTTTATTGGTGAAACTAGATACAAACTGGGGGCATATGGCTACTAGCGCTCTTGATGCCTCGTCTACTGAAGCCATTTCAAAGGCGATTGATAGTTTGACTGGACTCTAA
- a CDS encoding phytanoyl-CoA dioxygenase family protein produces MPKFLTEAQVQQFKDLGYVSKLRVMNAQQTQAIRDLLEDFERRQGSPLHGSQRHKTHLLFPWLNDLVRDTKIVDAIEDLYGNNILCWTSNFFIKEAHDPGFVSWHQDSTYWGLSSPDVVTAWIALSSSNTSNGAMAVIPGTHAMEQIPHRDTYSKNNLLTRGQEVAVEVDESKGVTLELEPGEMSLHHVRIIHGSPPNNSNSRRIGFAIRYIPTHVKQIEGDDSATLVRGEDTFKTFAHEPRPSQEMEPDFVKLHQEITEKSAKILYKGTKVESYDASLADPRVRSA; encoded by the coding sequence ATGCCTAAGTTTTTAACGGAAGCTCAGGTCCAGCAATTTAAGGATTTGGGCTATGTTTCCAAACTTAGGGTAATGAATGCTCAGCAGACGCAGGCTATTCGAGATCTATTAGAAGATTTTGAACGGCGCCAAGGGTCTCCTTTGCATGGTTCTCAAAGACATAAAACGCACTTATTATTTCCTTGGTTAAATGATTTAGTCCGAGATACCAAAATTGTGGATGCAATCGAAGATTTGTACGGTAACAATATTTTGTGTTGGACAAGTAATTTCTTTATTAAAGAAGCGCATGATCCTGGATTTGTATCGTGGCATCAGGATTCTACATACTGGGGCTTGTCATCACCTGATGTTGTGACTGCATGGATTGCCTTATCTTCTAGTAATACAAGTAATGGGGCTATGGCGGTGATTCCGGGTACCCATGCGATGGAGCAAATCCCACATCGAGATACTTACTCTAAAAATAATCTACTCACCCGCGGGCAAGAAGTTGCTGTTGAGGTTGATGAGAGTAAGGGTGTGACTTTAGAACTAGAGCCTGGTGAGATGTCTTTACATCATGTACGTATCATTCATGGATCACCTCCTAACAATTCAAATTCAAGACGGATTGGGTTTGCAATTCGTTACATCCCAACCCATGTAAAACAAATTGAGGGCGATGATTCCGCAACGCTAGTAAGAGGTGAGGATACATTTAAAACCTTTGCTCATGAACCCAGACCTAGTCAAGAGATGGAGCCTGATTTTGTGAAGCTGCATCAAGAGATCACAGAGAAAAGTGCAAAGATTCTTTATAAGGGTACTAAGGTTGAGAGTTACGACGCCTCATTAGCTGATCCAAGGGTGCGCTCTGCATGA
- a CDS encoding Zn-dependent alcohol dehydrogenase: MNFSGAVLRELGRPLQIETLSLKGLLAKDVVVRIKATSLCHTDLEAVEGALGTPVPFIPGHEAAGIVESIGKDVAHLKPGDHVVISWNPYCGTCYFCQRKQRIICSQYRANATKSFHFDGAPRIYAKDKPVHQLMYAGSFSEVVVVTEECAVKVPKELPFEVACLIGCGVMTGVGAVLNIAELEQGGTVAVIGCGAVGLSAIQGAKLANAGKILAIDRDPVKLQIAKQFGATDILLADENVIQACMQMTHQIGFDCVVESAGNEAAFQLSVEIVRPGGKTVWLGKVPVNQKVSFRWGSLMGEKRIHRSSYGGTRPEIDFPFLAEAYFSGKLLLDQYITSRIGLADVNEGLARLKQGKEIRSVILLD; encoded by the coding sequence ATGAATTTTTCCGGAGCGGTACTCAGAGAGCTTGGCCGCCCCTTGCAAATTGAGACTTTGTCTCTAAAGGGTCTATTGGCTAAAGATGTGGTTGTCAGAATTAAGGCCACTAGCCTGTGTCACACGGATCTTGAAGCGGTAGAGGGTGCCCTGGGAACGCCGGTTCCATTTATTCCTGGTCATGAAGCTGCTGGTATTGTTGAATCCATAGGCAAAGACGTTGCGCATCTCAAACCAGGGGATCATGTTGTTATCTCTTGGAACCCTTATTGTGGCACTTGTTACTTTTGCCAACGTAAACAAAGAATCATTTGTAGTCAGTATCGCGCCAACGCTACTAAGTCATTTCATTTTGATGGCGCACCTAGAATTTACGCAAAGGATAAGCCCGTTCATCAGTTGATGTATGCAGGGAGTTTTTCTGAGGTTGTTGTAGTGACCGAAGAGTGTGCAGTGAAAGTGCCCAAAGAATTGCCTTTTGAGGTTGCTTGCTTGATTGGCTGCGGGGTCATGACTGGGGTTGGAGCTGTTCTTAACATTGCCGAGCTAGAGCAAGGTGGAACCGTGGCAGTCATTGGATGTGGAGCAGTTGGACTATCTGCAATCCAAGGGGCTAAGCTGGCAAATGCCGGAAAGATCTTGGCGATTGATCGGGATCCGGTAAAGCTACAAATAGCCAAACAGTTTGGCGCTACTGATATCTTACTTGCCGATGAAAACGTAATTCAAGCTTGTATGCAGATGACCCATCAAATTGGATTTGACTGTGTTGTCGAATCTGCAGGTAATGAAGCAGCATTTCAGCTAAGTGTAGAGATCGTCAGGCCAGGTGGGAAAACAGTTTGGTTGGGCAAAGTACCGGTCAATCAAAAAGTCTCATTTCGTTGGGGCTCCCTCATGGGTGAAAAGCGCATTCATCGCTCTAGTTATGGCGGTACTAGACCAGAAATTGATTTCCCTTTTTTGGCGGAAGCCTATTTCTCAGGAAAATTACTGCTCGATCAGTACATTACCAGCAGAATAGGTTTGGCAGATGTGAATGAGGGGCTCGCTCGTCTAAAGCAAGGCAAAGAAATCCGCTCAGTGATCTTATTAGATTAA
- a CDS encoding cysteine dioxygenase encodes MSNQLDTIAPLREFVVSMTNLVSHEHEEQKLINQGSELLKLLIQTDAWLPEFCTVPHPDFYQQYLLHADPLGRFSVVSFVWGPGQKTPIHDHCIWGLIGMLRGMEKGQRYKQLPSGELVIDGAETLLHQGDIEAVSPAIGDIHVVSNAVADKTSISIHVYGANIGAVKRHTYDPATGSPKNFVSGYSSKQVPNLWDRSAEIRASL; translated from the coding sequence ATGAGTAATCAATTGGATACCATTGCACCCTTACGAGAATTCGTCGTTAGCATGACGAATTTGGTTTCTCATGAGCATGAGGAGCAAAAGCTGATTAACCAGGGTTCTGAATTGCTCAAATTATTGATTCAAACTGATGCTTGGCTTCCAGAATTTTGTACTGTTCCCCACCCTGATTTTTATCAGCAGTATTTACTACACGCGGACCCATTGGGAAGATTTTCTGTAGTGAGTTTTGTATGGGGTCCGGGTCAAAAGACACCAATACATGATCACTGCATCTGGGGTCTGATTGGCATGCTTAGAGGAATGGAAAAAGGTCAGCGCTACAAGCAATTACCATCAGGTGAATTAGTGATTGATGGTGCTGAAACTCTTTTGCACCAAGGCGATATTGAGGCGGTTAGCCCTGCTATTGGCGATATTCATGTAGTGAGTAATGCTGTTGCTGATAAAACATCGATCAGCATTCATGTATATGGCGCTAATATTGGTGCAGTCAAACGTCACACCTATGATCCTGCCACCGGCAGTCCTAAGAATTTCGTTTCTGGCTACTCCTCAAAGCAAGTTCCCAATCTATGGGATCGCTCTGCTGAAATTCGAGCAAGCCTTTAA
- a CDS encoding tripartite tricarboxylate transporter substrate binding protein, protein MLRLLLCVSTSLLLSFNVYAQSASSYPNKQVTFILTQAPGGANDITGRAIAQKLTDMLKVPFIVDNRPGAGGNIAAQYVAKAPKDGYTLLLALGNTIVINPYLYKNTGFDAQKDFEPVAPIVRAPYVLVTNPLFPPKTVKELITYAQARPGELFYGSAGNGTPNHLLFDLFKYLTKTNIVHVPYKGAAASAMDTVSGQVPMNFSSLPLALPLIKDGRLRALGITSVTRSPLAPEIPPIADTVPGFNPDMWVGILAPAGTPKDVITKLHSDIQKALNSKDFRDNMTEKGLDIAPTASPAEFTKMIAAESVRWKKIIAESGASIDE, encoded by the coding sequence ATGTTACGACTATTATTGTGTGTCTCAACCTCATTGTTATTGAGTTTTAACGTTTACGCTCAATCAGCAAGTAGTTACCCTAACAAACAAGTTACCTTCATTTTGACCCAGGCTCCAGGCGGAGCTAACGATATCACTGGGAGGGCAATTGCGCAGAAATTGACCGATATGCTTAAGGTTCCCTTCATTGTTGACAACCGACCTGGCGCCGGCGGAAATATTGCAGCCCAATATGTTGCTAAGGCACCTAAAGACGGCTACACACTTTTGCTTGCTTTAGGAAATACCATCGTTATTAATCCATATCTTTATAAAAATACTGGATTTGATGCACAAAAAGATTTTGAGCCGGTAGCGCCCATAGTAAGGGCCCCATATGTTCTGGTTACCAATCCATTGTTCCCACCCAAAACAGTTAAAGAGTTAATTACCTATGCTCAGGCCAGACCTGGTGAGCTTTTTTATGGGTCAGCTGGAAATGGCACGCCTAACCATTTATTGTTTGACTTGTTTAAGTACCTCACCAAGACAAATATTGTTCATGTCCCTTACAAGGGGGCGGCTGCCTCAGCAATGGATACAGTATCGGGCCAAGTACCAATGAATTTTTCAAGTCTGCCGCTGGCATTACCCCTGATTAAGGATGGCAGATTACGCGCTCTTGGAATTACTTCTGTAACAAGATCTCCACTAGCTCCAGAAATTCCTCCTATTGCTGATACTGTGCCGGGGTTCAATCCTGATATGTGGGTTGGAATTTTGGCTCCAGCTGGAACGCCTAAAGATGTTATTACTAAGTTGCATAGCGACATTCAAAAGGCGCTCAATAGTAAAGATTTTCGTGACAATATGACTGAGAAAGGTCTGGACATTGCACCGACCGCATCACCTGCAGAATTTACCAAAATGATAGCCGCAGAATCTGTGCGCTGGAAAAAAATTATCGCCGAATCTGGCGCTTCTATTGATGAATAA
- a CDS encoding mandelate racemase/muconate lactonizing enzyme family protein: MKITRLEVFTLKAPQSGRPHWVSHFIVPTANEILVRIYTDEGIDGFGLATSYTPIDFAVKAFKSGIGDLIIGEDPLAPERVYKKLFSLTTSRMASEKGWSREAVIRISSAIDIALWDIVGKTAGLPLYRIFGGFRSEVPAYVTCGYYRDGKDDAELRDEIQKLVEQGHTGFKAKVGGLPLERDIERMALIREVIGDKKDLMIDVNRAWDLETAIKGAQLLEPLNPRWLEEPVRWEDDRRALKLLSNKTRIPLSGGESEVTSYGCRAMIEEQAIQILQFDCTMFGGFTEGRKMAGLCELNHVQVAPHHDCFIHAHIVAGSPAGCIVEAFTDPERDPLQAELFEEPPVIKNGVMQLKEQPGLGLTLSEAAMKKFSERII, from the coding sequence ATGAAAATTACACGTCTTGAAGTCTTCACTCTTAAAGCCCCTCAATCAGGTAGACCGCATTGGGTAAGTCACTTTATCGTTCCAACTGCCAATGAAATCCTAGTGCGTATTTATACGGATGAGGGTATTGATGGCTTTGGGTTGGCTACAAGCTATACCCCCATTGATTTTGCCGTCAAAGCATTTAAGTCTGGTATTGGAGATTTAATTATTGGCGAAGATCCCTTAGCGCCCGAGCGTGTTTACAAAAAATTATTTTCTTTAACTACAAGCAGAATGGCAAGTGAAAAGGGCTGGTCTAGGGAGGCGGTCATCAGAATTTCCTCAGCAATTGATATTGCACTTTGGGATATTGTTGGCAAGACTGCGGGTTTGCCTTTGTATAGAATTTTTGGCGGCTTTCGTAGTGAAGTACCCGCCTATGTCACCTGTGGTTATTATCGCGATGGAAAAGATGATGCTGAGCTACGCGATGAGATACAAAAACTAGTTGAGCAGGGCCATACTGGGTTTAAGGCAAAGGTTGGTGGCTTGCCGCTAGAAAGAGACATTGAGCGTATGGCGCTCATTAGAGAGGTCATTGGAGATAAAAAAGACCTCATGATTGACGTAAATCGCGCCTGGGATTTAGAGACTGCAATTAAAGGCGCCCAATTACTGGAGCCTCTAAACCCTCGATGGCTAGAAGAGCCAGTGAGATGGGAAGATGATCGTAGGGCTCTGAAACTCCTATCCAATAAAACACGTATTCCCCTGTCTGGTGGGGAGAGTGAAGTCACTAGCTATGGTTGCCGTGCGATGATTGAAGAGCAAGCAATTCAGATACTACAATTTGATTGCACCATGTTTGGAGGCTTTACTGAAGGACGCAAAATGGCTGGTCTGTGCGAGTTAAATCATGTTCAAGTTGCACCACATCATGATTGCTTCATACATGCACATATTGTTGCGGGCAGTCCAGCAGGCTGCATCGTTGAAGCCTTTACTGATCCGGAGCGTGATCCATTACAGGCAGAGTTATTTGAAGAGCCGCCAGTGATTAAAAATGGCGTGATGCAATTAAAAGAGCAGCCTGGATTGGGTTTGACCCTATCTGAGGCTGCAATGAAAAAATTTAGTGAGCGAATTATCTGA
- a CDS encoding transporter substrate-binding domain-containing protein, producing MNNEVINQLAPNGALKAGIYLGNFLLVTSKDNQGNPEGVSPDLAYAIAKSLNVKIQLIPFDTQGELVEAVAKGICGIGLVGSDPDRAQKITFAPAYVEIEATYLVPPNSPLNAIEDVDTPGVRIASFKKSAYDLWLVRNIKNASLVHADTLEASVDLFFNEKLDALAGLKTGLIKDSKRLPGSAVLDGQFMAVQQGVATAKENLQSIEFLSRFVQDAKQSGLIASFIKKHKVNGLSVAA from the coding sequence ATGAATAACGAAGTCATTAACCAGCTTGCCCCCAATGGAGCCTTAAAAGCGGGTATTTATTTGGGTAATTTTTTACTTGTGACCAGTAAAGATAATCAGGGAAATCCAGAAGGCGTTTCACCTGACTTAGCGTATGCAATTGCTAAATCATTGAATGTGAAAATTCAATTGATACCTTTTGATACTCAAGGTGAGTTAGTCGAAGCAGTAGCAAAAGGAATTTGTGGGATTGGTTTAGTAGGATCTGATCCTGATCGCGCACAAAAGATTACTTTCGCACCAGCTTATGTTGAGATTGAGGCCACTTATTTGGTTCCGCCCAACTCGCCACTTAATGCAATTGAGGACGTTGATACACCTGGGGTCCGCATCGCCTCATTTAAGAAGAGCGCCTATGACCTGTGGCTCGTTCGTAATATTAAAAATGCATCCTTAGTTCATGCCGATACCCTAGAGGCAAGTGTAGATTTATTTTTTAATGAAAAGCTTGATGCGCTGGCAGGGCTTAAGACGGGTTTAATTAAGGATTCCAAAAGATTGCCTGGATCTGCAGTATTGGATGGGCAATTCATGGCCGTGCAACAAGGTGTAGCAACGGCCAAAGAAAATCTTCAGTCGATTGAGTTCTTATCTAGATTTGTGCAAGATGCTAAACAATCCGGCTTAATTGCCTCTTTCATTAAAAAGCATAAGGTCAACGGCTTATCAGTCGCTGCCTAA